The Humulus lupulus chromosome 4, drHumLupu1.1, whole genome shotgun sequence genome has a window encoding:
- the LOC133831311 gene encoding protein BUD31 homolog 2 — MPKVKTNRVNYPEGWELIEPTLRELQAKMREAENDPHDGKRKCEALWPIFKIAHQKSRYIFDLYHRRKEISKELFEFCLDQGYADRNLIAKWKKPGYERLCCLRCMQPRDHNFATTCVCRVPKHLREEKVIECVHCGCRGCASGD, encoded by the exons ATGCCTAAAGTCAAAACAAATCGTGTCAATTACCCAGAAGGGTGGGAATTGATTGAGCCTACTCTTCGTGAACTACAAGCAAAGATGAGAGaag CTGAGAATGATCCTCATGATGGCAAGAGAAAGTGTGAGGCTTTGTGGCCTATATTCAAAATAGCACATCAGAAGAGCCGTTACATTTTTGACCTTTACCATCGGCGAAAGGAAATATCTAAGGAGCTGTTTGAGTTCTGTCTAGACCAAGGTTATGCGGACCGCAATCTGATTGCAAAATGGAAGAAG CCTGGTTATGAACGACTCTGCTGCTTAAGGTGCATGCAGCCTCGAGATCATAACTTTGCTACCACATGCGTTTGTCGAGTGCCGAAACATCTGAGAGAGGAGAAGGTTATAGAGTGTGTACATTGTGGTTGTAGGGGCTGCGCTAGTGGAGACTGA